A region from the Lycium barbarum isolate Lr01 chromosome 8, ASM1917538v2, whole genome shotgun sequence genome encodes:
- the LOC132607773 gene encoding uncharacterized protein LOC132607773: MGERMDDLDRKTTMASNDIVHMSRDFEGTRLIVEELRQGRTEDAATIAEMQQTIDQLTGQLNIFQVALNGVLRGGGNKGGGAGNHAPAPHKIKIPEPKAYHGARNAKEVENFIFDVEQYFEAVGELEEPKKVATATMYLQGDAKLWWRVKFEAIRAGEENLTTWEELKATIRLQFFPENVEYNARRKLRDLRQTKSVRDYVREYSALMLSIRDMSEKDKLFTFMEGLKPYARAELQRQRVDTVTRAMQAAECLVDYQVEPRKDKLQQPPRGGNTRGGQYNNYNNNNRGGPSRSGGDQGSNQSRASSSGSVSVTSPNKNRGKTPYVPKGGCFECGGPHMRVDCPQVRKLNAAQQSQAEEEIEEIEEMEEPMGAFTQFLNAICQEEGESSASLRKKKDPTPAATKKAPKEKLQRYVSKSKTLMFVDMRVNGKPVRAMVDTGATHNYLASTEVEYFGLVVEKGRGRVKAINSPAIPVGGTSKGVPFKLSSLEGKMNMSIVIMDDFKLILGLEFMRENYVIPFPFADALLVLGINGAKTCLIPALPGKMKDGNISAFQLNKGVKRQEHTFLATLCIEDMERSFGPMPMVVKKLLKEFEDVMPQELPKRLPPRRNVDHEIELVPGAKPPARAPYRMSQPELTEIRRQLTEMLDAGIIVPSKSPYGSPVLFQKKHDGTLRLCVDYRALNKITVKNKYPIPLMADLFDRLGGATVFTKIDLKTGYWQVRIAEGDEQKTTCMTRYGSFDFLVMPFGLTNAPATF; the protein is encoded by the coding sequence ATGGGTGAAAGGATGGATGACCTGGACCGAAAGACAACGATGGCTAGCAACGACATCGTGCACATGAGTCGTGATTTTGAGGGAACACGACTGATTGTGGAGGAGTTGCGACAAGGAAGGACTGAGGATGCAGCTACCATAGCTGAAATGCAACAAACTATTGATCAGTTGACGGGCCAGCTTAATATCTTCCAAGTAGCCCTAAATGGAGTACTCCGAGGAGGAGGGAATAAGGGTGGGGGCGCTGGGAATCATGCACCTGCGCCCCATAAAATCAAGATACCGGAGCCAAAGGCCTACCACGGTGCTCGAAATGCCAAGGAAGTTGAAAATTTCATTTTTGACGTTGAACAATACTTTGAGGCCGTGGGGGAGTTAGAGGAACCAAAGAAGGTAGCAACTGCTACCATGTATTTGCAAGGTGATGCTAAGCTTTGGTGGCGGGTAAAGTTTGAAGCCATCAGGGCCGGGGAAGAAAATCTAACGACATGGGAGGAACTAAAGGCGACTATCCGCTTGCAATTCTTTCCAGAAAATGTCGAGTACAATGCGCGCAGGAAGCTCAGGGATCTGCGCCAGACCAAGTCAGTTAGGGATTATGTGCGTGAGTATTCCGCACTCATGCTGAGTATTCGGGACATGAGTGAGAAAGACAAGCTTTTCACGTTCATGGAAGGACTGAAGCCTTATGCCCGTGCAGAGCTGCAAAGGCAACGGGTGGACACAGTGACAAGGGCCATGCAAGCTGCTGAGTGCCTTGTCGACTATCAGGTGGAGCCTCGAAAGGACAAGCTACAACAACCTCCTAGGGGAGGGAATACAAGAGGGGGCCAATACAacaactataacaacaacaacagggGTGGCCCTAGTAGAAGTGGGGGAGACCAAGGGTCTAACCAATCTAGGGCCTCCTCGTCTGGCAGTGTGAGTGTTACGTCTCCAAACAAAAATCGTGGGAAAACGCCCTATGTTCCAAAGGGCGGATGTTTTGAGTGCGGTGGACCGCACATGAGGGTTGATTGTCCTCAGGTTAGAAAGTTGAATGCTGCCCAGCAGAGCCAGGCAGAGGAGGAAATCGAAGAAATAGAGGAAATGGAGGAACCCATGGGTGCCTTCACTCAATTTCTCAATGCCATATGTCAAGAAGAGGGCGAGTCTAGTGCCAGTCTTCGCAAGAAGAAAGATCCTACTCCTGCTGCCACAAAGAAGGCCCCAAAAGAGAAACTCCAACGCTATGTTAGTAAAAGCAAAACTTTGATGTTCGTTGATATGCGAGTGAATGGTAAGCCCGTTAGGGCCATGGTGGACACAGGTGCTACCCACAACTATCTAGCTTCCACTGAGGTGGAGTATTTTGGGCTTGTGGTGGAGAAAGGTCGGGGTCGCGTCAAAGCAATCAACTCCCCCGCCATACCAGTTGGGGGAACGTCAAAGGGAGTTCCGTTCAAGTTGAGTTCTCTAGAGGGAAAGATGAATATGTCCATTGTCATCATGGACGACTTCAAGCTGATACTGGGATTGGAATTCATGCGGGAAAATTATGTCATCCCGTTTCCATTTGCGGATGCACTGTTGGTGTTGGGAATAAATGGGGCCAAGACTTGCCTCATCCCTGCACTACCAGGAAAGATGAAGGACGGGAACATCTCAGCATTTCAACTGAACAAAGGAGTCAAGAGACAAGAGCACACGTTCTTGGCTACCTTGTGTATTGAGGATATGGAGCGTTCTTTTGGCCCTATGCCTATGGTCGTGAAGAAGCTCCTGAAGGAGTTCGAAGACGTAATGCCACAGGAGCTGCCAAAGCGCTTGCCGCCAAGGAGGAATGTGGATCATGAGATCGAGCTGGTGCCGGGTGCGAAGCCACCTGCTCGTGCACCTTACAGAATGTCACAACCCGAGCTCACCGAGATTCGGAGGCAATTGACGGAAATGTTAGACGCAGGGATTATAGTGCCATCAAAATCTCCGTATGGTTCACCAGTGTTGTTCCAAAAGAAGCATGATGGTACCTTAAGGCTCTGTGTTGATTATCGAGCCCTAAACAAGATCACGGTGAAGAACAAGTACCCTATCCCGCTGATGGCGGACCTATTTGACAGGTTGGGTGGTGCCACGGTATTTACAAAAATTGATCTTAAGACAGGGTATTGGCAAGTGAGGATTGCCGAGGGTGATGAACAGAAAACGACCTGCATGACACGATATGGGTCGTTTGACTTCTTGGTCATGCCATTTGGCTTGACAAATGCTCCTGCCACATTTTGA